CAATTTTCGCAAGTCTGCCCTTTAGCTTTTGTACCGTCTTCTACATAACGCTTTAACGCTCGAACCACTCCATTTTTCCATGTGTTAATAGATTCGCTATCTAATTGTAAACTCTGAATTAAATCTACTATTTTATCAATTGGCATTCCGTGGCGTAATGTACTTGAAAATAGCTTCGCGTAGTTCCAAAACTCTGGATTGAATTTATGTGACAAGCCTTCAATCGTGGTTTTATACCCACGTTTGTTTTTGTATTGAAAGTCGTAACGTGAGCTTCCATCTTCATTTCTATTTTTAATAATCCATCCTTTTTCTACCCAACGTTGAATTAAAATTCCGTCTTCATCATCGGCTAATCCTGTAAAAATCTCATACGGTTTATCATCAACCAAACCAATAAAAGCAATCCATTTTTCCTTTTTATTTTGAAAACGAACCACATCGGCTTCTAAAATTTGCGGACGCTTGATAGGAAATGACGTAAGTATGTTATTTTGATTTGTTTCTTCCTTTTCATCATTTGAAATTAACACTCCAGAACGCGAACCATCTCTGTACACGGTAACTCCTTTACAACCTACCTCCCATGCTTTTAAGTACAATTCGCCTACCAAATCTTCACTAACATCATTTGGCAAATTAATAGTTACACTTATCGAATGGTCTACCCATTTTTGAACCGCCCCCTGCATGGTTACTTTGCTTAACCAATCTACATCGTTAGAGGTCGCTTTATAATAAGGTGATTTTTTTACCAAAGCATCCAATTCTTGCTGTGAAAAGTTTTTAGTAGTATCAATTCCATTCACTTCCATCCATTGTTTAAATCTATGGTGAAACACCACATATTCTTCCCAAGAATCGCCTACTTCATCTACAAAATCTACACGAACATCTTTATCGTTCGGATTTACTTTTTTTCTACGCTTGTATACTGGCATAAATACTGGCTCTATTCCCGAAGAGGTTTGTGTCATTAAACTCGTTGTACCAGTTGGTGCTATGGTAAGTAGCGCTATATTTCTACGTCCGTATTCTAACATTTCATAATACAACTTGCTATCAGCTTCTTTTAAACGTAAAATAAAAGGATTCTTTTTTTCCCTTGTCGCATCAAATATTGAAAATGCTCCTCTTTCTTTAGCTAAGTTTACTGATGCTCGATATGTTTCTATCCCTAATGTTTTATGAACTTTTACTGAAAACTTGTTTCCTTCCTCACTCCCGTATCGAATTCCTAATGCTGCCAACATATCTCCTTCTGCCGTAATTCCGATTCCTGTTCTTCTTCCTTCGTAGGCTTTTTGTCGGATATTTAACCAAAGATTTTTTTCAGTTGCTTTTACCTTATCTAACTCTGGGTCGGCATCTATTTTTTCTAGTATTTTATCTATTTTTTCTAACTCTAAATCGATAATATCATCCATCATTCGCTGTGCGATGACAATATGCTTTTCAAACAGTTTAAAATTGAAAGTTGCCTTTTGGGTAAACGGATTTTCTACATATG
The nucleotide sequence above comes from Tenacibaculum singaporense. Encoded proteins:
- a CDS encoding adenosylcobalamin-dependent ribonucleoside-diphosphate reductase, which gives rise to MKSTTHSTPKKVVTRDEALQASLIYFNNDDLAASVWLNKYALKDSEGNIYESTPNDMHKRIAKEIARIEQKYANPLTESEIFEVIKNFKYIIPQGSPMAGIGNPFQIASLSNCFVIGNEGDSDSYGGIMKIDQEQVQLMKRRGGVGHDLSHIRPKGSPVKNSALTSTGIVPFMERYSNSTREVAQDGRRGALMLSVSINHPDSEDFIDAKLEQGKVTGANVSVRIDDAFMQAVKNGEEYTQKYPVLSKKPKYSKTIEAQKLWKKIVHNAWKSAEPGILFWDTIVNESVPDCYADLGYKTVSTNPCGEIPLCPYDSCRLLAINLFSYVENPFTQKATFNFKLFEKHIVIAQRMMDDIIDLELEKIDKILEKIDADPELDKVKATEKNLWLNIRQKAYEGRRTGIGITAEGDMLAALGIRYGSEEGNKFSVKVHKTLGIETYRASVNLAKERGAFSIFDATREKKNPFILRLKEADSKLYYEMLEYGRRNIALLTIAPTGTTSLMTQTSSGIEPVFMPVYKRRKKVNPNDKDVRVDFVDEVGDSWEEYVVFHHRFKQWMEVNGIDTTKNFSQQELDALVKKSPYYKATSNDVDWLSKVTMQGAVQKWVDHSISVTINLPNDVSEDLVGELYLKAWEVGCKGVTVYRDGSRSGVLISNDEKEETNQNNILTSFPIKRPQILEADVVRFQNKKEKWIAFIGLVDDKPYEIFTGLADDEDGILIQRWVEKGWIIKNRNEDGSSRYDFQYKNKRGYKTTIEGLSHKFNPEFWNYAKLFSSTLRHGMPIDKIVDLIQSLQLDSESINTWKNGVVRALKRYVEDGTKAKGQTCENCKSDNLIYQEGCLTCNDCGTSKCG